Proteins encoded in a region of the Globicephala melas chromosome 1, mGloMel1.2, whole genome shotgun sequence genome:
- the LOC132596880 gene encoding uncharacterized protein — MRILARGNTSLAEEMLHLRVVHSLMAAMGNMDHSNGQRQASLTLEYFVQLFPVVEEHVRRSMGEELYKLFRGNAEDLYRRIDSNQADILAANEVNVTKELHLSGLSDSTMSFCFGHCNQGQVAYVTHFQREAVGEKEQQSLHAIELIKDLVNYDVCPALLKGLVALLTPSFKETSKQQSQIVSDSSVLQLTTHLPWFLQQAAATRATGILARGNTSLAEEMLHLRVVHSLMAAMGNTDHSNGQRQASLTLEYYVQLFPVVEEHVRRSMGEELYKLFRGNAEDLYRRIDSSQADILAANEVSVTKAPLPSPTNELIKDLVNYDVCPALLKGLVALLKPSFKETSKQQSQIVSHSSVLQLTTHLPWFLQQAAATKATGILARGNTSLAEEMLHLRVVHSLMAAMGNMDHSNGQRQASLTLEYFVQLFPVVEEHVRRSMGEELYKLFRGNAEDLYRRIDSNQADILAANEVNVTKAIELIKDLVNYDVCPALLKGLVALLIPSFKETSKQQSQIVSDSSVLQLTAHRPWFLQQAAATKATG; from the exons ATGAG GATCCTGGCGCGAGGCAACACGAGCCTGGCCGAGGAGATGCTGCACCTGCGCGTGGTGCACAGCCTCATGGCCGCCATGGGCAACATGGACCACAGCAACGGCCAGCGGCAGGCCAGCCTCACGCTAGAG TACTTTGTGCAGTTATTCCCAGTGGTGGAGGAGCACGTGCGCAGGTCCATGGGGGAGGAACTCTACAAGCTCTTCCGT GGCAACGCCGAGGACTTGTACAGGAGAATAGATAGCAATCAGGCAGACATCTTGGCGGCCAACGAAGTCAATGTCACCAAAG AGCTGCATCTCAGTGGCCTCTCCGACAGCACCATGAGCTTTTGCTTTGGCCATTGTAATCAGGGTCAGGTGGCCTACGTCACACACTTCCAGAGGGAGGCTGTGGGAGAAAAGGAGCAACAGAGCCTCCACG CCATCGAGCTGATCAAGGACCTGGTCAACTACGACGTGTGCCCGGCGCTGCTCAAGGGCCTCGTGGCGCTGCTGACACCGTCCTTCAAGGAGACCAGCAAACAGCAGTCCCAGATCGTCAGCG ACTCTTCGGTTCTGCAGCTCACCACCCACCTGCCGTGGTTCTTGCAGCAGGCCGCGGCCACCAGGGCCACCGG GATCCTGGCGCGAGGCAACACGAGCCTGGCCGAGGAGATGCTGCACCTGCGCGTGGTGCACAGCCTCATGGCCGCCATGGGCAACACGGACCACAGCAACGGCCAGCGGCAGGCCAGCCTCACGCTAGAG TACTATGTGCAGTTATTCCCAGTGGTGGAGGAGCACGTGCGCAGGTCCATGGGGGAGGAACTCTACAAACTCTTCCGT GGCAACGCCGAGGACTTGTACAGGAGAATAGATAGCTCTCAGGCGGATATCTTGGCGGCCAACGAAGTCAGTGTCACCAAAG CGCCCCTGCCTTCCCCAACCAACGAGCTGATCAAGGACCTGGTCAACTACGACGTGTGCCCGGCGCTGCTCAAGGGCCTCGTGGCGCTGCTGAAACCGTCCTTCAAGGAGACCAGCAAACAGCAGTCCCAGATCGTCAGCC ACTCTTCGGTTCTGCAGCTCACCACCCACCTGCCGTGGTTCTTGCAGCAGGCCGCGGCCACCAAGGCCACCGG GATCCTGGCGCGAGGCAACACGAGCCTGGCCGAGGAGATGCTGCACCTGCGCGTGGTGCACAGCCTCATGGCCGCCATGGGCAACATGGACCACAGCAACGGCCAGCGGCAGGCCAGCCTCACGCTAGAG TACTTTGTGCAGTTATTCCCAGTGGTGGAGGAGCACGTGCGCAGGTCCATGGGGGAGGAACTCTACAAGCTCTTCCGT GGCAACGCCGAGGACTTGTACAGGAGAATAGATAGCAATCAGGCAGACATCTTGGCGGCCAACGAAGTCAATGTCACCAAAG CCATCGAGCTGATCAAGGACCTGGTCAACTACGACGTGTGCCCGGCGCTGCTCAAGGGCCTCGTGGCGCTGCTGATACCGTCCTTCAAGGAGACCAGCAAACAGCAGTCCCAGATCGTCAGCG ACTCTTCGGTTCTGCAGCTCACCGCCCACCGGCCGTGGTTCTTGCAGCAGGCCGCGGCCACCAAGGCCACCGGGTAA